Part of the Halomarina litorea genome is shown below.
GCCGCCTGCTACGGGGTGGACCTCGACGCCGAGTTCTCCCTGCGGACGGCCGCGGAGTTACTCGTCGAGACGCGCGACGTGCGCGACACGGCGGCGCTCCTCACCCACGTCCCGGACCGCCACGGACGCGGTCCGCGGGGACGACCACACGCCGCCGAGTGACCGCTCGCCCCCGAGAACCCGTCAGGCGTCTTTGTAATTCTGGATGAGTGTCCCGGGAAGCGGCAATATATGTTAAGTCTTTTGCATTGGTATCACGTGCCATGCAGTTCTCCGACTCACTCGACTTCGGCCACACCGACCGGAAGGACGTCTACGAGTACGTCGAGCGCTACGGGTCCGTGGACTACCACGAGGCACACCGGACGCTCGGGATGGACGAGACGGCGTTCGGCCACCACGTCGCCATCCTCAAGCGCGACGGCGTCCTCGAACGCGAGGGCGACACGCTCCGGGTCGCGTTCGAACCGGGCACGCAGGAACTGTTCACCGAGGGCGAGGTGGAGTTCGCCATCCGACAGGCCCGCGAGGACGACCTGACGGGGCTCGTCGGGGCGATGCGGAGCGCCCTCTCCGAGCGGTCGGACATCGTCGCCGAGACGGTGGCCGACATCGTGGACCACGAGCGAGTCCTCCTGCGCCACAACGACCTCGAGTCGCGCGTGTTCTTCGTCGCGACGGTCAGCGACGACGTTGTCGGGTGGGTCCACCTCAGCGCGCCCGAAATCGAGAAGCTCTCGCACACCGCCGAAC
Proteins encoded:
- a CDS encoding GNAT family N-acetyltransferase translates to MQFSDSLDFGHTDRKDVYEYVERYGSVDYHEAHRTLGMDETAFGHHVAILKRDGVLEREGDTLRVAFEPGTQELFTEGEVEFAIRQAREDDLTGLVGAMRSALSERSDIVAETVADIVDHERVLLRHNDLESRVFFVATVSDDVVGWVHLSAPEIEKLSHTAELTVGVLPEYRGKGIGSHLLQRGLEWTKQNGFEKVYNSVPSTNERAIEWLKSRGWETEAVREKHYRIGGDYVDEVMMAVWP